Below is a genomic region from Pseudomonas svalbardensis.
ATACACTGTGGACACCCGTGTTCTTCGGTGCGCACCGCGTCTTCGCCGCTCTAGTGATCCTGACGCTGCTCTGGTTGGTGGTTGTGGCAATGATGTTGGTGGCGTTGCAGGTTGACGTCATCACTGGCCTGATCATCTTTCCTTACGTTGCATGGCTGTGTGTAGCCGCCGCTTTGAATTTTTCGATCTGGCGCAATAACCGTTAGCGTTCGCGGCCCTGATTTACTCGTCTTCCGCTGAGAGCGGTGAATTGAGGTCAACACCTACCTGACCGACTAGCGAAAGTGGGCGGGAGACCATACGTGTATCCACTGGCAGCACTTGCGCCGGATACGCATTCATGTCAGCCGCCAATAGTTTGAGAGTTCGGGATACGGAGAGATGAGCTGCCATCGGTTCAGTAAGCACCGGGGTCTTACTCTAAACGCGGTTCTCAGAAGCGATGATGTGGACACGAGGATCATTCATGCCCCAACCTTATCTGCTGTTCGACGTCGCAGCAACAGCAGGAATTTCCGCCGATTTGAATGACGACGTGTTACTCCGATTACGGGGCTTTTTGAAGTGAGAAATTATGGCTCAGCAATAATTATGGCTGAGCCATAATTTCCAATAATTCAGTTTTGCCGTTGCCCCCGCCATCTCTGTCGATAGCGAAACTCGAACACCTGCAGCACACGATTGTTAGCGTGGCCTGTCATTGAAGCCGTGTTCGTCCACCTATTTACAGTACACCGTCCACAGCTGATCAACCCGCGTCGTAAAGCTCTGACTCATCATCTCCCGACGCATCCCCCAATCAGGATTGGTCGGCACACTCGCCAAGCGCAGCGTTCCCCTACCCCATCGCTCATTGATGGAATCCAGCACGCTCATGACTTTCTCAGTGGCGACCGGCTGGGAAACTGAAAACAGGTCATCGGTGTACTCACCTTTTTGGCAAAGGTTGAGCAGGAGTACCTCAGCCTTGCTGTACTTGAACCCAGGTCTGAACACACGATCAACAGCGTCCACTGCTGCCTTGGTCATCAATCGAACATCATCAGTGGGATACGGCAACTCAACCAGAACACCATTGGCGTACTTTGCTTCCTCGGGATTGAACATTCCAGTGCGAACACTGACCCTGATTTTCTTGCACAGCGATTGCTGCGCACGGAGCTTTTCAGTTGCTCGCATCATGTAGGAAGCAACCGCCTCCTTAATCGGTGCGATCTCTGTGAGGCGCTTGCCAAACATGCGAGAACAACAAATTTCCTGCTTGGGTGGATCAGGTTCGTCGAGCTCAAGACATGGCGTTCCCGCGAGCTCGCGCGCCGTCTTCTCAATCACTACGCTGAATTTTTTGCGCAAAGTCCAGGGATCGGTTTTGGAGAGATCCCAAGCGGACTTGATGCCCATACCTTCCAAGTGAAGAGTCATCTTCCGACCTACACCCCAGACGTCCGAGACCGAGCATTTCTTAAGCACCCAGTCGCGCTTAACCTGGTCACGTAGATCAACGACACCGCCACTCTGCGCCTGCCATTTTTTTGCTGCGTGGTTGGCGAGTTTGCTCAGGGTTTTGGTACCGGCAATGCCAACACCGACCGGAATGCCGGTGCTTTGATACACCTGTGCTCGGATCCGACGTCCCAGCGCTTCGAGATCCCCTGGCACACCGGCCAAGTCTGCGAAGGCCTCATCAATGCTGTAGACCTCGACAGCAGGAACCAGCGACTCTACAACACTCATCACGCGCTCGCTTATATCGCCGTACAGCGCATAGTTCGAAGAGAACGCAACGATGCCGTGCTGCTTAAGCTTGTGCTTGATCTGGAAGTACGGCTCACCCATTTTCACGAAAGGTTTGCTGTCCGCGCTCCGAGCGATTACGCAGCCGTCGTTGTTCGATAACACCACGATAGGGGTCTTGGCCAGGTCAGGACGGAATACCCGCTCACAGCTCGCGTAGAAGCTATTGCAGTCGATCAGCGCGAAGACAGGATCAGGCTTTCGGATCATGGGCACGCACGCTAAATGTAACCACTCCCCAGATAATCAATTCATCACCTTCGAGGATATATCGAGGCGGGTAACCTGCATTCTCGGACATTAGGATGATGTCTGAGCCTCGCTTGCAAAGGCGCTTGCAGACCGGCTCGCAGTTCACAGCCGCAATCACGATGTGGCCGTGTTCAGCGGTGATCGAGCGATCAACCACAGCCATGTCGCCATCGAAGATCCCGGTGCCTTCCATGCTGTGGCCTTCGATGCGCACCAGGTAGATATGCGGTGCTCGAATGTCCAGAAGCTCGTCGATGGAAATATGTTGCTCAAGGTGATCCGCAGCCGGCGATGGAAATCCCGCAGGGACTTTGAACGAGTAAAACGGGAGCTGGACTCCCCCTGCTGCAAGTGGGCCGAGGATGGTGACGCTCATGAAGGGTGCCTTAATCTAAACTGTATATACATACAGTTAACGTCGAAGCCTGCTAGCGGTCAATCTCAGACGAGAAAAATTGCGACCGATGGACTCCCTGGAAGAAAAATCTTAAGGCTGTCCAGGAGGTATCGAAGGCTGCGGTATAAGGTTTTTTTCGTTGTGCCGCCAGCAATAATGCAGTCGCTTCTTCGCGTAAGCGGCTAAAGCCCAAACGATCCGGAGCAATACTCGGCAGCAAGGGTAAAGGCTCAAGATGCCAAGGCCGCGCTTGGGGAGCGAGGCCTGGTGTGTTGGGATGGCGGAAGGTACGCCCTTAACAAGTATTAGGTCGCGTGTACTTCTTTTGCGTACTCCTGATTAATCTGCGCTTTAGGCTTTGTTGCTAAAAATACCGCAGTCCAAAGCTGTTCCGCTACCCACTGTGCTTCACTGCGGCTGAGCCTCCAGCGAACCCAACCAAAATACATTGAAACGTATTGGCCATCTAGTCTGATCGCAAAATCATAGATAGGCTCTTCACCGCGCTTAAATTCGACCGCCGGCTCGGGATCGAGCAGAGCTCCTTGAATTATGAAATTTCTACCAGTCATCACAACTTGAAGCAGATCAGATGTTTCCTTTGATCCAAACAAGTCATGACGCTCAACTAAAACAGTCCAATAGTCATGATTTGTTTGGATATTAGACTTATCCGACTTTGGGTGATCATGATCAAGTGAGTTAATTACTGCTTTGATTAGACCAGACGCGATCTCATAAGCTTGCCGTGTGGTGAAGCATGCTTTGAAGTCGTGTAGGACTAAATTAATAATTCGAGACGGGGTGAGTTTGACCGTCGCACGAAAATGCTCGTCTGTTTCCGGAAAACTGAAAACCTCAGAGGACTTGAAGGTGAGGCGGGATTTCAAACGGTTGTTGTCGCTCATAGCACTCTCGAAAAATTGGTTTCCTAAATCCAATTCGGCTCAATTCAACAAACATTTAACAGGTTCAAAAAAATTTATTGAGCACCTCAGCCTGAGGAATGAATCGAAATTGATCAAATTCTTCTGAGATTGAACCCACAACTACTGCCTGCCGCCCACACTGGTATAGAAACAAAAAATTACGAGATGAGGCGCTCCATTTGTAAATGGACGTGGGACTGTCAGTCGTCTCCCCAAGGATCAAATTTCCCCCCGTACTTGGCATGTAAGGCGCGATTTCGTTTGATCTGCCAGATCCACGGATCGTAGTCATCAGGCAACGCGGCGAGCTTGGCGCTGATGATCATTTGCACTGTTTCGTCGCGCAACAAGCGGCGAGTCAAATCGCGGCATTCGCCGAGCGTTACAGCACCATGCATGAGATGATTTTCTTTCACATAGCGGTCGGTCATACCTACGCGCATATGACCGTATTCCTTCACGTCATCGGGGTAAATGTCTTCCAGGCTGAGGTGTCCCATTTCGTGCTCCAAGGCAAAAACCGCTCGTAGGAGAGTACTCAAGCGTTGTCAGTGGGCGCTATGGATAGGCGTGCACCATCGATGAAATCGCCCCTGCGCGCCAGCGCCTTCAAAAGCCAGGTAGTCACAGGTGATTTAGTGTGCGCATGACAATCGCCACGTTGGTGCGTTGCCGAATTTACACCTCAGTAACGCTCACCTGTCTGAAGAAACTCACCAAAACTCTTCCGTCCGACACCTCGCAGGAAACTGCCTAGGACGTAGTTGCCATTTTGAGTTTCAAGAAGCCAAAAACGCCCCTCTTTCCATACCTTCTGAATTTTCCCTGTCCGAAGAAGGCCGCCATCTGCCGGGCGAAAAGCGGCACCTTGCTCAACGTGATCGAAGGACACGCCATGGCATGTGTCATTTGCGATGAAGGCATCACTTATGAACGCAGTAACCGGTACCGAATACTTTCGGATGCTCGCTCGCCCGAGGCGGCACAGCTGAAAGTCGGTCAACTCTTTGCTATGAAATTCGACTTCGATGATTTCAGGCATCCAACCAATGCTCCAAACGACTTCAAATGAATTGTCGGCAAACGTCGCTTACCCAGCCGACATCGAAAAAGCAGCACCTACAGTCGCCTCTTTTCTCTGGCCTGAACCCCACAAAAGGTAGACGGTATTTTTGGTTTCAAACATGCAGCCGTAAATGAAAGACACTCCGAAATTGCTCCGCACCCACATCTTGGGTTGAAAGCGGCCCCTGCTGTCCAGGACAACTTCGTGGGCGTACAGCGTCGCGGGAATCAGGCCGAGTAACGTCAGCTCTTCCTTTTCCACCGATGTCACAGTGAGGTCGATCAAGATCCACTGCCGCACGACGCAGTACGCTTTGCCGGGGAAAAGCTTTCCCGCGAAGGAAATCAAGTCCTCTTGAGAGCCATTCCAGCCCGAAGTCTCCCCTTCGGTACCGTAGAGGAGCCGAGCGATTTCATCCAACGTGACCATTGCAATACCGATGCTCTCAAATCTCGATCAATAAATTCGGATCAAAACCTGTTTTTTGGTTTGGATAGCCGCGTGGATTGGAAACCACGTGGCACCCATTTTTGATGAAGTTCGCTGCGACGTGCGTATGCCCGTAAACCCAAAGATCGGCCTTACCCAACAGTTCTGGCCAATCATTGGCATAGGCGGCAATCAGGTCTTCAGGAAGCTCGTCACCCACGTGATCCAAGGCTGGTGCGTGGTGCGTGACTACGACTGTTTTGCCGTTGAAAGGCTTTTCTAACTCTTGAATCAGCCAAGAATGCGCGGCCCTTGCTTTAACTATCAGGTCATCCGGGTTCAACCGTCGAAAACTTTCATCCGCTCTGATCACGGCGAAGTCATTCATGCATTCCCACGCAGCGCGTTTTGCCGCAACGGCATTCCCAGTTGACGAGTAATCCGTCCACGCCGTTGTGACCAAAAACCGGGTTTGATCCAGGATCAGGACTTCGTTTTCGAGTAC
It encodes:
- the umuC gene encoding translesion error-prone DNA polymerase V subunit UmuC, with product MRKPDPVFALIDCNSFYASCERVFRPDLAKTPIVVLSNNDGCVIARSADSKPFVKMGEPYFQIKHKLKQHGIVAFSSNYALYGDISERVMSVVESLVPAVEVYSIDEAFADLAGVPGDLEALGRRIRAQVYQSTGIPVGVGIAGTKTLSKLANHAAKKWQAQSGGVVDLRDQVKRDWVLKKCSVSDVWGVGRKMTLHLEGMGIKSAWDLSKTDPWTLRKKFSVVIEKTARELAGTPCLELDEPDPPKQEICCSRMFGKRLTEIAPIKEAVASYMMRATEKLRAQQSLCKKIRVSVRTGMFNPEEAKYANGVLVELPYPTDDVRLMTKAAVDAVDRVFRPGFKYSKAEVLLLNLCQKGEYTDDLFSVSQPVATEKVMSVLDSINERWGRGTLRLASVPTNPDWGMRREMMSQSFTTRVDQLWTVYCK
- a CDS encoding LexA family protein, producing MSVTILGPLAAGGVQLPFYSFKVPAGFPSPAADHLEQHISIDELLDIRAPHIYLVRIEGHSMEGTGIFDGDMAVVDRSITAEHGHIVIAAVNCEPVCKRLCKRGSDIILMSENAGYPPRYILEGDELIIWGVVTFSVRAHDPKA
- a CDS encoding DUF6957 family protein; translated protein: MVTLDEIARLLYGTEGETSGWNGSQEDLISFAGKLFPGKAYCVVRQWILIDLTVTSVEKEELTLLGLIPATLYAHEVVLDSRGRFQPKMWVRSNFGVSFIYGCMFETKNTVYLLWGSGQRKEATVGAAFSMSAG
- a CDS encoding metallophosphoesterase family protein translates to MKIQIYSDLHNEFALFEPTPTEADVVILAGDIDIKSRGVSWANEVFQCPVIYVCGNHEYYGGHIDHTLRKMKEAATPHVHVLENEVLILDQTRFLVTTAWTDYSSTGNAVAAKRAAWECMNDFAVIRADESFRRLNPDDLIVKARAAHSWLIQELEKPFNGKTVVVTHHAPALDHVGDELPEDLIAAYANDWPELLGKADLWVYGHTHVAANFIKNGCHVVSNPRGYPNQKTGFDPNLLIEI